One window from the genome of Microbulbifer pacificus encodes:
- a CDS encoding TonB-dependent receptor: MLLLQALLLSLPAYALPAALAYAADLQTPATAVTSTAAVDGSEAAARTWFERTVIPFDLPGQPLHQALTRYAEQAKIQLFYRRDQLPAQTSPRITGSFSPRAAIAQLLDGTGLEFQLGHNRTLVISAPAPGAAAPADTAALRSPSSPGRPLEETYVTGVRTSLRQSLAIKYTADNLVEVTTAEDIGKFPDHNVADALQRIAGVSVDRVWGEGRDVNIRGTDKDINRTLLNGQHVASAYWWANDNLSRGFNYATLASQLVQSLEVHKTSRADLDEGSIGGTVIVRTRKPLEMDNLELHLSAGQQYSALADRWAPQGAALGSWKNTGQTFGLLASLNWQHRDSRRDGLETFADNNLYRIIDDQGHVTDNVYAVWGGGSAMLQQERRHTTGNLTAQWAPDARWDVTLNLVRSQMDIDNRNHNFLFSPGGYKLSETPPVTVTNPEFLPSDDGHQVLAGGTLGNPGSVGAILDSIQRQAYIDTEVNDVDIRHRGARWDSHLQFGHTGARGGTNHDRLYRFTGNSRVRFHLDRNTLETEYLDLDPQDPGALDRLSPLSRDWVRSMESREHYGQWDLGRDFSGNWLQRVQFGVKYRSHQVENNLTLGEIDTQSSAWQILETVGLEQVSHSLSPTLSDQGASAGTLVRYALTDPALLQSVIDPLFDSGAMRYHYDRGAFFRIREQSFASYASVDFASGAWAGNAGVRGVGTWQRASAYNSDRLHHADNTYRDLLPNLNLQYRMDDALLARLGIAQVMARPNFQDLTPNIIVEPTSGYGAAGNPRLDPYRANQLDLALEWYFADASLLSATAFYKDISTFVYPHVNAEWIDGELHYITRPQNGPGATIRGLELQWQQGLGGNLGILSNYTYTDASVPSPDGSRTLELPGNSRSQFNASVYFENPRFDARLSYNYRSRSYGEIIAGSQSETAAYQQWDATAQWRWSAALAFSAEVVNLTDEVIRIHSAAGIPQGIYENGRRFAVGVKMEF; the protein is encoded by the coding sequence GTGCTTCTGTTGCAGGCTTTGCTGCTATCGCTCCCCGCCTATGCTTTGCCCGCGGCGCTCGCGTATGCCGCAGACCTGCAGACGCCCGCCACGGCAGTCACCAGCACAGCAGCGGTTGACGGCTCTGAAGCTGCGGCCCGCACCTGGTTTGAGCGGACAGTAATACCGTTTGACCTGCCCGGACAACCCCTGCACCAAGCGCTCACCCGCTACGCCGAACAGGCCAAAATCCAGCTGTTTTACCGCCGCGACCAACTGCCAGCGCAGACGTCGCCACGAATCACGGGATCATTCAGCCCGCGCGCGGCCATCGCGCAGCTGCTGGACGGTACCGGCCTCGAGTTCCAACTGGGACACAATCGCACCCTGGTGATCAGCGCACCGGCACCCGGCGCGGCCGCTCCGGCGGATACCGCGGCCTTGCGATCCCCCTCCAGCCCCGGGCGCCCGCTGGAAGAAACCTACGTGACCGGAGTGCGCACCAGCCTGCGCCAGAGCCTCGCCATAAAATACACAGCGGATAATCTGGTGGAGGTCACCACCGCGGAGGATATCGGCAAGTTCCCCGATCACAATGTGGCGGACGCACTGCAGCGAATTGCCGGCGTTTCCGTTGACAGGGTGTGGGGTGAGGGACGGGACGTAAACATCCGCGGCACCGACAAAGACATCAACCGCACCTTGCTGAACGGTCAGCACGTTGCCTCCGCTTACTGGTGGGCGAATGACAATCTGAGCCGCGGTTTCAACTACGCTACCCTCGCCTCACAACTGGTGCAGTCTCTGGAGGTACATAAAACCTCCCGCGCAGATCTGGACGAGGGCAGCATCGGCGGCACGGTCATCGTGCGCACCCGTAAACCGCTGGAGATGGACAACCTGGAACTACACCTGTCAGCCGGCCAGCAGTACAGTGCGCTGGCGGATCGCTGGGCACCCCAGGGGGCCGCCCTCGGCAGCTGGAAAAATACCGGGCAGACCTTCGGCCTTCTGGCATCCCTGAACTGGCAGCACCGCGACAGTCGTCGCGACGGTCTGGAGACCTTCGCCGACAACAATCTCTACCGCATCATCGACGACCAGGGCCATGTCACCGACAACGTCTACGCGGTCTGGGGTGGCGGCTCCGCGATGCTGCAACAGGAGCGCCGCCACACCACCGGCAACCTTACCGCCCAGTGGGCACCGGATGCCCGCTGGGATGTCACGCTCAATCTTGTGCGTTCACAGATGGACATCGACAATCGCAACCACAACTTTCTGTTCTCCCCCGGCGGTTACAAACTCAGCGAGACACCGCCGGTGACGGTGACCAATCCCGAATTCCTGCCCAGTGACGATGGCCACCAGGTTCTTGCCGGTGGCACCCTCGGCAACCCGGGTAGTGTCGGAGCGATTCTCGACAGTATCCAGCGTCAGGCGTATATCGACACCGAGGTTAACGATGTCGACATTCGTCACCGCGGCGCACGGTGGGACAGTCACCTGCAGTTCGGCCATACCGGCGCCCGCGGCGGCACCAACCACGACCGCCTGTACCGTTTCACCGGCAACAGCCGGGTGCGCTTCCACCTGGATCGAAATACCCTGGAAACCGAGTATCTCGACCTCGACCCGCAAGACCCCGGTGCCCTGGATCGCCTGTCGCCGCTGTCGCGGGACTGGGTGCGATCCATGGAGAGCCGGGAGCATTACGGGCAGTGGGACCTGGGGCGGGATTTCTCTGGCAACTGGCTGCAGCGCGTCCAGTTCGGCGTCAAGTACCGCAGTCACCAGGTGGAAAACAATCTCACGTTGGGGGAAATCGATACCCAGTCCAGTGCCTGGCAAATACTGGAGACCGTAGGGCTTGAGCAGGTCAGCCACAGCCTCAGCCCGACACTCAGTGATCAGGGCGCCAGTGCCGGCACGTTGGTGCGCTACGCGCTGACGGACCCGGCGCTGCTGCAATCGGTCATCGACCCGTTGTTCGATAGCGGCGCCATGCGCTATCACTACGATCGCGGCGCCTTTTTCAGGATTCGCGAGCAGAGTTTCGCCAGTTACGCCAGTGTCGACTTTGCATCCGGCGCTTGGGCGGGCAACGCGGGAGTACGCGGCGTCGGCACCTGGCAACGCGCCAGCGCCTACAACAGCGATCGTCTGCATCACGCGGACAACACCTACCGCGACCTGCTGCCGAACCTAAATCTACAGTACCGGATGGACGACGCCCTGCTCGCCCGTCTGGGTATTGCGCAGGTGATGGCGCGACCAAACTTCCAGGATCTGACGCCCAATATCATTGTCGAGCCCACCAGCGGTTATGGTGCCGCGGGCAACCCGCGTCTGGATCCCTACCGCGCAAACCAGTTGGATCTCGCATTGGAATGGTATTTCGCCGACGCTTCACTGCTCTCCGCCACGGCGTTTTACAAAGACATCTCCACCTTCGTTTACCCCCATGTAAACGCGGAGTGGATCGACGGCGAGCTGCACTACATCACCCGGCCGCAGAATGGTCCGGGCGCGACCATTCGCGGGCTGGAACTCCAGTGGCAACAGGGGCTCGGCGGAAATCTGGGAATTCTCAGCAATTACACCTACACCGATGCCAGCGTGCCCTCGCCGGACGGCAGCCGCACGCTGGAACTGCCGGGCAACTCCCGCAGTCAGTTCAATGCCTCGGTGTATTTCGAGAATCCGCGCTTCGACGCGCGCTTGAGCTACAACTATCGCTCGCGTTCCTACGGCGAGATCATCGCCGGCTCCCAGAGTGAAACCGCGGCGTATCAGCAGTGGGACGCCACCGCGCAGTGGCGCTGGTCGGCCGCCCTCGCGTTTTCCGCCGAGGTCGTCAACCTAACCGATGAGGTGATAAGGATTCACAGCGCCGCGGGCATACCACAGGGAATTTATGAAAACGGCCGCCGCTTTGCTGTGGGCGTGAAGATGGAATTTTGA
- a CDS encoding RNA polymerase sigma factor — MRSRAPLRLVPSPVAGERSEDRGFIETLYGEYHSELGRYVARMLPGGRQEAEVILQETYIKLLRLQDLRPLQENPRAYLFTVATNLVRDSLRSHLRRKTDQHDSFDEHDHASVTVSPQGSAEWQQSLQQLKQALLKLKPVTRKVFLLSRFEEMTYPEVAAALSISTRSVERHMSTALKHLQQELNELL; from the coding sequence TTGAGATCCCGGGCTCCACTGCGCCTGGTGCCGTCGCCGGTCGCGGGTGAGCGCAGTGAGGACCGCGGCTTCATCGAAACGCTCTACGGTGAGTACCACTCCGAGCTCGGTCGCTACGTTGCGCGCATGCTGCCGGGCGGGCGACAGGAAGCGGAAGTGATTCTGCAGGAGACCTATATCAAACTGTTGCGCCTGCAGGACTTGCGGCCTTTGCAGGAAAACCCGAGGGCCTACCTGTTTACCGTGGCCACCAATCTGGTACGCGACAGCCTGCGCAGTCACTTGCGCCGCAAGACAGATCAGCACGACAGTTTTGACGAGCACGACCACGCCAGCGTGACGGTGTCACCCCAGGGCAGCGCCGAGTGGCAGCAGAGCCTGCAGCAGCTGAAACAGGCGCTGTTGAAGCTCAAGCCGGTTACCCGCAAAGTGTTCCTGTTAAGCCGCTTCGAGGAAATGACCTATCCGGAAGTCGCGGCGGCGCTGTCGATCAGTACCCGCAGTGTCGAGCGGCATATGAGCACAGCCCTGAAGCACCTGCAGCAAGAGTTGAACGAGTTGTTATGA
- a CDS encoding M15 family metallopeptidase, translating into MHRLLRDMLFGLSDAHVILEPDSGQLLHPEALTAFDQLRRDAREAGFHPRVVSGFRSFERQRTIWNAKAVGQRPLLDSECRELDVACMSPEEIVFAILRWSALPGGSRHHWGTDFDVIDAAAVAEDYRVQLTPEEVADKGVFGPFHCWLDQRIAEGKSYGLFRPYGEDRGGVAPERWHLSYAPRAKEFQQMLSGALLSEQLLSCPQDAEVMLADTVCAAMDDIFTRFVAVPETAYPTNMYRL; encoded by the coding sequence GTGCACAGACTCCTGCGCGACATGCTGTTTGGGCTCAGTGATGCCCATGTAATTCTCGAGCCGGATTCCGGACAGTTGCTGCATCCGGAGGCGCTCACGGCGTTCGACCAGTTGCGCCGCGATGCCCGGGAGGCTGGCTTCCACCCGCGGGTGGTGTCTGGATTCCGCAGTTTCGAGCGTCAGCGCACCATCTGGAATGCCAAGGCAGTTGGGCAGAGACCGCTGCTCGACAGCGAGTGCCGGGAGCTGGATGTGGCGTGTATGTCGCCAGAGGAAATCGTATTCGCTATATTGCGCTGGTCCGCGTTGCCCGGGGGGTCGCGCCATCACTGGGGTACGGATTTCGACGTGATCGACGCCGCCGCCGTGGCGGAAGATTACCGGGTGCAGTTGACGCCGGAAGAGGTAGCGGACAAAGGTGTGTTCGGCCCCTTCCATTGCTGGCTCGATCAGCGCATTGCCGAGGGCAAAAGTTACGGCCTGTTCCGGCCCTATGGGGAAGACCGTGGCGGTGTGGCGCCGGAGCGCTGGCACCTCAGCTATGCGCCGCGGGCAAAGGAATTCCAGCAGATGCTTAGCGGCGCACTCCTGAGTGAACAGTTGCTGTCGTGCCCGCAGGATGCGGAGGTAATGTTGGCGGACACCGTGTGCGCGGCCATGGACGATATTTTTACGCGTTTCGTGGCGGTTCCGGAAACGGCGTACCCCACCAATATGTACCGCCTTTAA
- a CDS encoding TfoX/Sxy family protein: protein MHPSQSELLQLKNLGLASVNILHSIGIRTLEDLHRVGPVEAFASIRRRGINASRVLLYALQGALLDVHWNDLDPDLKANLVSEAEQLLSRKDSA from the coding sequence ATGCACCCAAGTCAATCAGAGCTGTTACAACTGAAAAACCTGGGACTCGCCTCCGTCAATATTCTTCATTCCATTGGCATACGCACCCTGGAAGATTTGCATAGGGTAGGCCCGGTGGAAGCCTTCGCCAGTATCCGCCGCCGCGGGATCAATGCCTCCCGGGTTCTGCTCTATGCACTGCAGGGCGCCCTGCTGGACGTGCACTGGAATGATCTCGATCCCGACCTCAAGGCCAATCTGGTGAGCGAAGCGGAGCAATTGCTCTCGCGAAAAGATAGCGCCTGA
- the ppa gene encoding inorganic diphosphatase gives MSFEKVSPGKDLPNDINVIIEIPANHAPIKYEIDKDADAVFVDRFVATPMFYPANYGYVPQTLSEDGDPLDVLVVAPYPVMVGSVIRSRVIGVLNMTDESGVDAKLLAVPHTKLTKLYDHVQEISDLPELLIKQIEHYFENYKKLEAGKWVKVDGWADAEAARAEVMASRERYLKEES, from the coding sequence ATGAGCTTCGAGAAGGTTTCCCCGGGCAAAGACCTGCCCAACGACATCAACGTCATCATCGAGATCCCCGCCAACCACGCACCGATCAAGTATGAAATCGACAAGGACGCCGACGCGGTATTCGTAGACCGTTTCGTAGCCACCCCCATGTTCTACCCCGCCAACTACGGCTACGTGCCCCAGACCCTGTCTGAAGACGGCGACCCCCTGGACGTGCTGGTAGTGGCACCCTACCCGGTCATGGTTGGCTCCGTGATCCGCTCCCGTGTGATCGGCGTACTGAACATGACCGATGAATCCGGTGTAGACGCCAAACTGCTGGCGGTACCCCACACCAAGCTGACCAAACTGTACGATCACGTTCAGGAAATCAGCGACCTGCCGGAGCTGCTGATCAAGCAGATCGAGCACTACTTCGAGAACTACAAAAAGCTCGAAGCCGGCAAGTGGGTGAAAGTGGATGGCTGGGCCGACGCCGAAGCCGCGCGCGCCGAAGTCATGGCTTCCCGCGAACGCTACCTGAAAGAAGAAAGCTGA
- a CDS encoding TonB-dependent receptor: MQRSRSQSALFRRTLLAGSIAVVSAGAAAQEQAAEGKTVEEVVVTGIRGALQQSLDVKRDATSIVDAISSEDIGKFPDKNVADSLQRVPGISVDRIWGEGRDIFVRGTDSTLNRTLMNGQNVASAYWWANDNPSRGFNYSILASELVSALEVYKSPEARHDEGSIGGMVNVRTRKPMDLDPMTVNFSTEGTYSELPDQWDPQVSGLVSWKNDAETFGVLASFNSQQRTMRRDGLEVFPTNDLYTITDQNGNVTENVYVPWGGGSAIFQQDRQRDTTNLTVQFRPTDRWDLAMNYVASDMEMDNSNQNYLFVAGGYKIPNGDVVTDPVFIPTSDGYQALVGGVIENPNSIGVADEPIVRDAFVESEVLDFAADYEGDNWQLHLQAGTTSAEGGSTKDRNYWFEGNAAEDLNFASNTNEFSFPGVDPLDGNALHLNAANLRDWVRIMEDDETYFQADASFDVELGFITAIKTGLKLRDHTIENNRQNGSVDVSNPDIADQVAALNAITLADVSRGPSPVLHGEGATAGSLTRYAFLDSGLAQQKVDSILDAGVMTYAEDQKAYYKINEDITAAYAQAEFETGRLRGNFGVRIVETDQTSQAYIDGERGAVGRSYREALPSVNVIYDLSEEIILRAAASRAMARPTFQNLSSNIVINATSGTATAGNPMLDPILADQFEIGAEWYFSDASLVAATYFNKDLSTFVFQNTQVEDIDGQSINVTRPYNADEGADIQGVELQVQHDFGSGFGALANYTWTDAKVPDSKLELPGNSRDQFNASAYYENDAVSLRLSYNLRSESYGGLTSGSQLVTDQYDQWDATANWMVNDNVDVFLTAVNLTNEIIYMRTADGIPVGFYENGPRFSLGARVSF, encoded by the coding sequence ATGCAAAGATCGCGCTCTCAATCCGCACTTTTCCGCCGAACACTGCTCGCCGGTAGCATCGCCGTAGTTTCTGCGGGAGCGGCGGCCCAGGAACAGGCTGCGGAAGGCAAGACCGTAGAAGAAGTGGTGGTAACCGGCATTCGCGGTGCCCTGCAACAGTCGCTGGATGTAAAGCGCGATGCCACCTCTATTGTCGACGCCATCAGCTCCGAGGATATCGGGAAATTCCCGGACAAAAACGTGGCCGACTCGCTGCAGCGGGTGCCGGGTATTTCCGTCGACCGCATCTGGGGCGAGGGCCGGGATATTTTTGTGCGTGGTACCGACAGCACCCTGAACCGCACCCTGATGAACGGGCAGAACGTGGCCTCCGCCTACTGGTGGGCCAATGACAACCCAAGCCGCGGCTTCAATTACTCCATTCTCGCCTCCGAACTGGTGTCCGCGCTGGAAGTCTACAAAAGTCCGGAAGCCCGTCACGATGAAGGCAGCATTGGCGGCATGGTGAATGTGCGCACGCGCAAGCCCATGGATCTGGACCCGATGACCGTCAACTTCTCCACCGAAGGCACCTACAGTGAGCTGCCAGATCAGTGGGACCCACAGGTATCCGGTCTGGTCAGTTGGAAAAACGACGCGGAAACCTTCGGTGTACTCGCCTCCTTCAACAGCCAGCAGCGCACCATGCGTCGCGATGGCCTGGAAGTGTTCCCCACCAATGACCTCTACACCATCACCGACCAGAACGGCAACGTCACCGAAAATGTGTATGTGCCCTGGGGTGGCGGTTCCGCCATATTCCAACAGGATCGTCAGCGCGATACCACCAACCTCACCGTACAGTTCCGCCCGACGGATCGCTGGGATCTGGCGATGAACTACGTCGCCTCCGATATGGAAATGGACAACAGCAATCAGAACTATCTGTTCGTGGCCGGCGGCTACAAGATTCCCAACGGCGACGTGGTTACCGATCCGGTATTTATCCCCACCAGTGACGGTTACCAGGCGCTGGTGGGCGGCGTCATCGAAAACCCGAACAGCATCGGTGTGGCGGACGAGCCCATTGTGCGCGACGCCTTTGTGGAATCCGAAGTGCTGGATTTTGCCGCGGACTACGAGGGTGACAACTGGCAGCTGCACCTGCAGGCGGGTACCACCAGTGCCGAGGGCGGCAGTACCAAGGATCGCAACTACTGGTTTGAGGGCAATGCGGCGGAAGATCTCAACTTTGCGTCCAATACCAATGAGTTCAGCTTCCCCGGCGTTGATCCGCTGGATGGCAATGCGCTGCATCTGAATGCCGCCAACCTGCGCGACTGGGTGCGCATCATGGAAGATGATGAAACCTATTTCCAGGCCGACGCCAGCTTCGATGTGGAGCTGGGATTCATCACCGCCATCAAGACCGGTCTGAAACTCCGCGACCACACCATTGAAAACAATCGTCAGAACGGTTCGGTGGATGTAAGCAATCCGGATATCGCCGATCAGGTGGCCGCGCTCAATGCCATCACTCTGGCGGATGTCTCCCGCGGCCCCAGCCCAGTACTGCACGGCGAGGGCGCCACCGCCGGCTCGTTGACCCGGTATGCGTTCCTGGATAGCGGACTCGCGCAGCAGAAGGTCGACAGCATTCTGGACGCGGGTGTTATGACCTACGCGGAAGACCAGAAGGCCTATTACAAGATCAACGAAGACATTACCGCGGCCTATGCCCAGGCGGAGTTTGAAACCGGTCGCCTGCGCGGCAACTTCGGCGTGCGCATTGTGGAGACCGACCAGACTTCCCAGGCTTACATCGACGGCGAGCGCGGTGCCGTCGGGCGCAGCTACCGCGAGGCGCTGCCAAGCGTCAACGTGATCTACGATCTTTCGGAAGAAATCATCCTGCGCGCCGCCGCCTCCCGCGCCATGGCCCGCCCCACGTTCCAGAATCTCAGTTCCAATATCGTGATCAACGCCACCAGCGGTACCGCCACCGCGGGCAACCCGATGCTGGACCCGATATTGGCCGACCAATTCGAGATCGGCGCCGAGTGGTACTTCAGCGACGCCAGCCTGGTGGCCGCCACCTACTTCAACAAGGACCTGAGTACCTTCGTGTTCCAGAACACGCAGGTGGAAGACATCGATGGTCAGAGCATCAATGTCACCCGTCCCTATAACGCTGATGAAGGTGCAGATATCCAGGGGGTTGAATTGCAGGTGCAACATGACTTCGGCAGTGGTTTCGGCGCGCTCGCCAACTACACCTGGACCGATGCCAAAGTGCCCGACAGCAAACTGGAACTTCCGGGCAACTCCCGCGATCAGTTCAACGCCTCCGCCTACTATGAAAACGACGCCGTGAGTCTGCGCCTCTCCTACAACCTGCGTTCGGAATCCTACGGCGGTTTGACGTCGGGCTCACAGCTGGTAACCGATCAGTATGATCAGTGGGATGCCACTGCCAACTGGATGGTGAATGACAATGTGGATGTTTTCCTCACCGCGGTAAACCTCACCAACGAGATCATCTACATGCGCACGGCGGATGGGATTCCCGTCGGTTTCTACGAGAACGGCCCGCGCTTCAGCCTGGGGGCGCGCGTCAGCTTCTAG
- a CDS encoding DNA-3-methyladenine glycosylase I, whose protein sequence is MTNTVDGPDGKPRCGWCAAAPEFFDYHDREWGFPVDDDRRLFEKLCLESFQSGLSWRTILAKRENFRKAFKNFDFNKVARFTEQDVERLLQDEGIVRHRGKIEAVINNAQRAKEMVKQEGSIAAYIWRYEPGPADQLKPQSASTSEISKALSKDLKKRGWKFVGPTTVYAFMQAMGLINDHVEQCKSRTEVERARKSFKRP, encoded by the coding sequence ATGACAAACACCGTTGATGGACCCGATGGAAAACCCCGCTGCGGCTGGTGTGCCGCAGCGCCGGAGTTTTTCGATTATCACGATCGGGAATGGGGCTTCCCGGTCGACGATGACCGCCGTCTGTTTGAAAAACTGTGTCTGGAGAGTTTTCAGTCCGGTCTCAGCTGGCGCACCATCCTTGCCAAACGGGAAAATTTCCGTAAAGCCTTCAAGAACTTCGACTTCAACAAGGTGGCCCGCTTCACCGAGCAGGATGTGGAACGCCTGCTGCAGGATGAGGGCATTGTCCGTCACCGGGGCAAAATCGAGGCGGTGATCAACAACGCGCAGCGGGCCAAGGAAATGGTCAAGCAGGAAGGCTCTATCGCCGCTTATATCTGGCGATACGAACCCGGCCCTGCCGATCAGCTGAAACCACAAAGCGCATCCACATCCGAGATATCCAAGGCGCTCTCCAAAGACTTGAAAAAGCGCGGCTGGAAATTTGTGGGGCCGACCACCGTTTACGCATTTATGCAGGCCATGGGACTGATCAACGATCACGTGGAGCAGTGCAAATCGCGCACGGAAGTGGAACGCGCGAGAAAATCCTTCAAGCGCCCTTAG
- a CDS encoding FecR family protein, with protein MTPTHTTAGARRALDSALREQAADWLARQLSGAMSAAEADALEQWLQADARHRQAFAQCQQLGLMTDFLKDDPELNAGLPEIRKAVRRRSRLNSHWRWVSGIAAVVLVAVAALVTREYYAIDYYQTGIGDQRVVHLDDGSTLMLNTDSRVGVRYQRRQRALFLERGEAFFMVAKNPSRPFVVNVQGSEVRALGTAFNVSLQADRVRVAVTQGVVEVRAEGDGGESRQLAKMLPGQGIRYTAVRPDDNSGVMPVNLDQVTAWQTRRIYFDNERLEDAIAEYNRYTTRKMVLVGDALADQRISGVFNIGDADGLAFALEQGFGARINKNNQRILVLEPR; from the coding sequence ATGACCCCGACGCATACTACAGCCGGCGCCAGACGCGCCCTGGATAGTGCTCTCCGCGAGCAGGCCGCGGACTGGCTTGCGCGTCAGTTGAGCGGCGCCATGAGTGCTGCTGAAGCGGATGCACTGGAGCAGTGGCTGCAGGCGGATGCCCGGCACCGGCAGGCGTTTGCCCAGTGTCAGCAACTGGGATTGATGACCGACTTCCTGAAAGACGACCCCGAACTCAATGCCGGTCTGCCGGAAATCCGCAAAGCGGTGCGCCGGCGCTCCCGCCTGAACAGTCATTGGCGCTGGGTGAGTGGCATTGCCGCGGTGGTACTGGTTGCCGTGGCCGCATTGGTCACACGGGAGTACTACGCGATCGATTATTACCAGACGGGTATCGGCGATCAGCGGGTGGTGCACCTGGACGATGGTTCCACCCTTATGCTGAACACTGACAGCCGTGTGGGGGTACGGTACCAGCGCAGGCAGCGCGCCCTGTTTCTCGAGCGTGGCGAAGCGTTTTTTATGGTGGCGAAAAATCCGTCGCGTCCATTTGTGGTGAATGTACAGGGATCAGAAGTGCGTGCCCTGGGTACGGCGTTTAACGTCTCGCTGCAGGCCGACCGGGTGCGGGTGGCGGTCACCCAGGGCGTGGTGGAGGTGCGGGCAGAGGGTGATGGTGGAGAGTCCCGGCAACTGGCGAAAATGCTGCCGGGGCAGGGGATTCGCTACACCGCTGTACGCCCGGACGACAACAGTGGCGTAATGCCGGTGAACCTGGATCAGGTCACCGCCTGGCAAACCCGGAGGATCTACTTCGACAATGAGCGTCTGGAAGACGCCATTGCCGAATACAACCGCTATACCACGCGCAAAATGGTGCTGGTTGGCGATGCGCTCGCCGATCAGCGTATCAGCGGTGTGTTTAATATTGGCGATGCCGACGGCCTGGCGTTTGCGCTGGAGCAGGGTTTCGGTGCCCGCATTAACAAAAACAACCAGCGTATTCTGGTGCTCGAGCCGCGCTAG
- the cysE gene encoding serine O-acetyltransferase: MGADAINVSALNNRDIWSSMREEAAVAAADEPVLASYFHNTVLRHRSLDRALAYQLASVLDHAALTATALQEVIATALADDADISRCMQADICAWYDRDPACDQYLTPFLYFKGFHALQSHRIAHWLWGKGRHTLALYFQSRVSEQFAVDIHPAASFGCGIMIDHATGLVVGETSVVGNDVSILHSVTLGGSGCGGGDRHPKIGRGVMIGAGAKVLGPVNIGEGVKIAAGSLVLRDVPAHATVAGVPARIVAAKSVAAPAFTMDQTLDSED, translated from the coding sequence ATGGGAGCGGATGCCATCAACGTCAGTGCACTGAACAACCGCGACATCTGGTCCAGCATGCGTGAGGAAGCGGCGGTGGCCGCTGCCGACGAGCCGGTGCTGGCGAGTTACTTTCACAATACGGTACTGCGTCACCGCAGTCTCGACCGCGCCTTGGCCTATCAGCTGGCATCGGTGCTGGATCACGCCGCGCTCACGGCCACGGCCCTGCAGGAGGTGATCGCCACGGCGCTCGCCGACGACGCCGATATCTCCCGTTGCATGCAGGCGGATATCTGCGCCTGGTACGACCGCGATCCCGCTTGCGATCAATACCTGACGCCGTTTCTCTACTTCAAAGGTTTCCACGCGTTACAGTCCCATCGCATCGCCCACTGGTTGTGGGGAAAAGGGCGGCACACGCTGGCCTTGTATTTTCAAAGCAGAGTATCCGAACAGTTCGCGGTGGACATCCACCCGGCGGCCTCGTTCGGCTGTGGCATCATGATCGACCACGCCACTGGCCTGGTGGTGGGCGAGACCAGTGTGGTGGGCAATGATGTTTCCATCCTGCACTCGGTGACTCTGGGAGGCAGCGGTTGTGGCGGTGGCGATCGTCATCCAAAAATCGGCCGCGGTGTGATGATCGGTGCCGGCGCCAAGGTGCTGGGGCCGGTCAATATCGGCGAGGGGGTAAAAATTGCCGCCGGCAGCCTGGTGTTGCGCGATGTGCCCGCGCACGCCACGGTGGCCGGGGTTCCTGCGCGTATTGTCGCGGCGAAAAGTGTCGCGGCACCGGCATTTACCATGGACCAGACTCTGGATTCCGAAGACTGA